From Tiliqua scincoides isolate rTilSci1 chromosome 2, rTilSci1.hap2, whole genome shotgun sequence, the proteins below share one genomic window:
- the PCGF3 gene encoding polycomb group RING finger protein 3 yields MLTRKIKLWDINAHITCRLCNGYLIDATTVTECLHTFCRSCLVKYLEENNTCPTCRIVIHQSHPLQYIGHDRTMQDIVYKLVPGLQEAEMRKQREFYHKLGMEVPGDIKGETCSAKQHLDSHRNGETKADESTNKEASEEKQEEDNDYHRSDEQVSICLECNSSKLRGLKRKWIRCSAQATVLHLKKFIAKKLNLSSFNELDILCNEEILGKDHTLKFVVVTRWRFKKAPLLLHYRPKMDLL; encoded by the exons ATGCTGACGAGAAAGATTAAGCTTTGGGACATCAATGCCCATATAACCTGTCGTCTTTGCAATGGTTATCTTATTGATGCTACCACTGTAACAGAATGTTTGCATACCT TCTGCAGGAGTTGCTTGGTAAAGTATTTGGAAGAAAATAACACCTGTCCCACATGCAGAATAGTTATACATCAGAGCCATCCACTACAATATATTGG TCATGACAGAACAATGCAAGATATTGTTTACAAACTTGTTCCAGGTCTTCAAGAAG CGGAAATGAGAAAGCAGAGGGAGTTCTACCACAAGTTGGGCATGGAAGTACCAGGTGACATCAAAGGGGAGACGTGTTCAGCCAAGCAACATTTAGATTCCCATCGTAATG GGGAAACGAAAGCAGATGAGAGTACAAACAAAGAAGCATCAGAAGAGAAACAGGAAGAAGATAATGATTATCACAGAAGTGATGAACAG GTAAGCATCTGCTTGGAATGCAACAGCAGCAAATTGCGTGGATTGAAGAGAAAATGGATTCGCTGCTCAGCACAGGCAACAGTCTTGCATCTAAAGAAGTTCATTGCCAAAAAGCTTAATCTTTCTTCTTTTAATGAG CTGGATATATTATGCAATGAAGAAATTCTGGGCAAGGACCACACTCTCAAATTTGTAGTTGTTACGAGATGGAGATTTAAG aaaGCACCTCTACTGCTACATTACAGACCCAAAATGGACTTGCTGTAA